A single Eleginops maclovinus isolate JMC-PN-2008 ecotype Puerto Natales chromosome 5, JC_Emac_rtc_rv5, whole genome shotgun sequence DNA region contains:
- the LOC134864855 gene encoding interleukin enhancer-binding factor 3-like isoform X1: protein MAAAEQWDEHQAYEELLYWDALIQEGHRLLPHDFDRYEDLRYWYDSLCYEEELRRYHDYVAAIEQIEHHPRHHEEAPTPRAHTGPYDRHVMAKHSEVYPSPEELEAVQTIVSRVECALKTVSDQMDTLKDKTGKTMSASADSQERVLRGVMRVGLVAKGLLLTGDKDLELVLLCTNKPTITLLNQVAEKLSEQLEASSAGTYTVSQCPEDASLVVTTTKESILTLTIHLTSPLVRTNQENEIAEGKTEGEEATRTDNDPPDVLDRQNCLTALASLRHAKWFQAKVNNLGSAILVVRIMRDLCNRVPTWTPLSGWPLELLVEKAIGTSERTMGAGESLRRVLECVASGILLEDGPGIKDPCEKDTVDATAYLTQQQREDITQSAQFALRLCAFGQMHKVLGMDFKPSKPRRIGGAGKEGTAQIPPAGHFSLPAKRPYTQVEKAEGEPQLNSKQRKFLKFQKRFQRKSFTDDFSMNAVMRLNQYRPGLEYRLTSQTGPVHEPVFTMAVDVNGKTYESTGPSKRAAKLNVATKALQDLGLPTGSESKAESIVEVEGTQEVVKAASTASNASDDVCSSVPPSEKPFFLLKTVMQKDPHVCLPATVCHLLQSGQGPILTKHGKNPVMELNEKRRSLKYELSAETGGSHEKCFVMEVAVDGQKFKGRGSNKKEAKAYAALAALEKLFPDESGVSSTDRNAPKKKVTYTDMHIPGFGTIRGIPSDSGSRGWGPNRGRGRGRGKQFPSGPSYNKTNYSYDGGAGASYQKLYGSNAASTTATGPIVSGSSVGYGTFYPEGSSTTTYVSPPVSSSDTGATQGESYQSMPPPADQESPYSYGYGDEKKKMLTQSQTQGPAGNYSMYSTAYPSSVTGGQMYNTYDWGYQSSLENQNQSCSSYTGFGGQNQGSYSGYSNMHY, encoded by the exons ATGGCCGCTGCAGAGCAGTGGGATGAGCACCAGGCGTATGAGGAGCTGCTTTACTGGGACGCCCTGATCCAGGAGGGCCACCGCCTACTCCCGCACGACTTTGATAG ATATGAAGATCTGCGCTACTGGTATGACAGCCTGTGCTACGAGGAGGAGTTGAGACGATACCATGATTACGTCGCAGCTATAGAGCAGATTGAACACCACCCAAGGCACCATGAG GAAGCTCCAACCCCCCGGGCTCACACAGGGCCATATGACCGCCACGTGATGGCCAAACACTCGGAAGTGTATCCTTCCCCGGAGGAGCTGGAGGCGGTGCAGACAATCGTCTCGCGGGTGGAGTGTGCCCTCAAAACTGTGTCTGACCAGATGGATACTCTGAAGGATAAGACAGGAAAAACAATGAG TGCAAGTGCTGATTCACAAGAGCGTGTCCTGCGTGGGGTCATGAGGGTCGGCCTAGTGGCCAAGGGCCTCCTTCTGACCGGAGACAAGGACCTGGAGCTGGTGCTGCTCTGCACCAACAAGCCCACAATCACTCTGCTCAATCAAGTGGCTGAGAAATTATCTGAACAGTTAGAG GCGAGTTCAGCTGGGACATATACAGTGAGCCAGTGTCCGGAGGATGCCAGTCTTGTTGTGACAACTACCAAGGAGTCGATCCTGACTCTCACTATCCACCTGACTTCACCTCTGGTCAGGACAAATCAAGAAAATGAAATCGCAGAAGGAAAaactgaaggagaagaag CTACGCGAACAGACAACGATCCGCCGGACGTTCTGGACAGGCAGAATTGCCTTACTGCCTTGGCGTCTCTCCGCCACGCCAAGTGGTTCCAG GCTAAAGTCAACAACCTGGGTTCTGCCATCCTCGTGGTGCGGATCATGAGGGACTTATGCAACCGCGTGCCTACTTGGACGCCACTCTCAGGATGG CCTCTTGAGCTGCTGGTAGAAAAAGCTATAGGAACATCTGAGAGAACGATGGGAGCAGGCGAGTCGCTGCGCAGGGTTTTGGAGTGCGTTGCATCTGGAATCCTCTTGGAAG ACGGCCCTGGAATAAAAGATCCATGTGAGAAGGATACAGTGGACGCCACTGCATATCTGACTCAGCAGCAGCGTGAAGACATCACGCAGAGTGCTCAG TTTGCCTTGAGGCTCTGTGCATTTGGACAAATGCACAAGGTATTGGGGATGGACTTCAAACCTTCAAAGCCTCGGAGAATAGGGGGAGCCGGCAAAGAAGGCACAG CCCAGATACCACCCGCTGGACACTTCAGCCTGCCAGCTAAGAGACCGTACACACAGGTGGAGAAAGCTGAAGGGGAGCCACAACTCAACAGCAAGCAGAGGAAGTTTCTCAAGTTCCAGAAGCGCTTTCAGAGGAAATCAT TTACGGATGATTTCAGCATGAATGCTGTGATGCGTCTGAACCAGTACAGACCGGGCCTGGAGTACCGACTCACATCTCAGACGGGTCCAGTCCACGAGCCGGTCTTCACCATGGCTGTGGACGTAAACGGGAAGACCTATGAGTCAACGGGGCCGTCCAAACGAGCAGCCAAGCTTAACGTAGCCACCAAG GCCCTGCAGGATCTTGGCCTTCCGACTGGCTCTGAATCTAAAGCAGAGTCCATTGTTGAAGTTGAAGGAACCCAGGAAGTAGTGAAAGCTGCTAGCACGGCCTCTAATGCATCGGACGACGTATGTTCCTCAGTTCCTCCCTCTGAgaagcctttttttcttttaaaaactgttatgCAAAAAGATCCTCATGTGTGTTTACCAGCCACTGTTTGTCATTTACTACAGAGCGGTCAGGGTCCTATCTTAACCAAACATGGGAAGAACCCTGTGATGGAGCTGAATGAGAAGCGCCGCAGCCTGAAGTACGAGCTGTCTGCAGAGACGGGGGGCTCCCATGAAAAGTGCTTTGTCATGGAG GTGGCGGTTGATGGACAGAAGTTCAAAGGGAGAGGCTCTAATAAGAAGGAAGCGAAGGCGTACGCTGCCCTCGCAGCTCTGGAGAAGCTGTTCCCAGATGAGAGTGGCGTGTCAAGCACAGACAGAAATGCTCCCAAGAAGAAAGTCACCTACACTGACATG CACATCCCGGGGTTCGGCACTATCCGCGGCATTCCTTCCGACTCGGGGTCCCGTGGCTGGGGTCCCAACAGAGGTCGAGGCAGGGGCCGAGGAAAACAGTTTCCCTCAGGACCGAGCTATAACAAGA CTAACTACAGTTATGATGGCGGTGCTGGCGCAAGCTATC AGAAACTGTATGGAAGTAATGCAGCCAGCACCACAGCCACAGGTCCCATTGTATCAGGCAGCAGCGTTGGCTACGGCACCTTTTACCCAGAAGGCAGTAGCACCACCACATATGTCTCCCCACCCGTCTCCAGCTCCGACACCGGCGCCACACAGGGAGAAAGCTACCAGTCCATGCCTCCGCCCGCCGACCAGGAGAGCCCCTACAGCTACGGCTACGGAGACGAGAAGAAGAAGATGCTGACCCAGAGTCAGACGCAGGGCCCGGCAGGAAACTACTCCATGTACAGCACGGCTTACCCCAGCTCAGTGACAGGAGGACAGATGTATAACACTTACG ATTGGGGATACCAGTCGTCCTTggagaatcagaatcagagttgCAGCTCGTACACAGGCTTCGGAGGACAAAACCAGGGCTCGTACTCCGGATACAGCAACATGCATTACTAA
- the LOC134864290 gene encoding prostaglandin E2 receptor EP1 subtype-like, with the protein MLALSHCNSSSSLLLPRSSNDSGGKVEARVAVEGLSHQGNLTLLQPTTSGVIVVILSMTLGIISNIVALFILANAYSQQRRRTKATFLIFASSLVVTDFIGHLIPGALVLRLYLSGGVHPDDFNSSDGMCQFLGGSMVFFGLCPLFMGCAMAAERCLGVTKPLLHSSLVTKTRTKICLSTIWLAALCVALLPCLQLGSYAYQDPGTWCFIKVLSDTQEVDLAFVVLFSGLGLASLAVALVCNTISGLTLVLARLRRKPGSHHSAKSHDIEMVVQLVGIMVTSCICWSPLLIFGLMSAIRSYTGSIAEDLSSYKTLMVMAVRLATWNQILDPWVYILLRRTVLRKIYLISKCQMGLRGNILGRWEPTSFPSSEKHAVNQV; encoded by the exons ATGTTAGCTTTGAGCCACTGCAACTCCTCAtcctccctgctcctccctcGGTCCTCTAATGACAGCGGGGGGAAAGTGGAGGCCAGGGTGGCAGTTGAAGGTCTGTCTCATCAAGGAAACCTCACCCTGCTGCAGCCCACCACCAGTGGAGTCATTGTGGTCATACTGTCCATGACCCTGGGCATCATCTCCAACATTGTGGCCCTCTTCATCCTGGCCAATGCCTACTCCCAGCAGCGCCGGCGCACCAAAGCCACATTCCTTATCTTTGCCTCTTCTCTGGTGGTTACAGACTTCATTGGGCACCTGATCCCTGGTGCCCTTGTGCTCAGACTCTACCTCTCTGGAGGCGTTCACCCTGATGACTTTAACTCCTCCGATGGGATGTGTCAGTTCCTGGGTGGCAGCATGGTGTTCTTCGGCCTGTGCCCCCTCTTCATGGGCTGTGCCATGGCTGCTGAGCGCTGCCTGGGTGTCACCAAGCCCCTACTGCACTCCTCTCTAGTCACCAAAACGCGTACAAAGATCTGCCTGTCCACCATCTGGCTGGCGGCTCTGTGTGTGGCCCTGCTGCCCTGCCTTCAGCTAGGATCCTACGCCTACCAGGACCCAGGGACCTGGTGTTTCATCAAAGTGCTCAGTGACACTCAGGAGGTGGACTTGGCATTCGTGGTGCTGTTCTCCGGGCTTGGGCTGGCCTCATTGGCTGTGGCGCTGGTGTGTAACACCATCAGTGGACTGACACTGGTGCTGGCGAGGCTCAGGAGGAAGCCCGGCTCTCATCACTCAGCAAAGTCTCATGATATAGAGATGGTGGTGCAGCTGGTCGGCATCATGGTCACCTCCTGTATCTGCTGGAGCCCTCTGCTG ATATTTGGCCTGATGTCGGCGATCCGTTCATACACAGGATCTATAGCAGAGGACTTATCAAGCTATAAAACCCTGATGGTGATGGCCGTGAGGCTGGCCACATGGAACCAGATTCTGGACCCCTGGGTCTACATCCTGCTGCGGCGCACCGTTCTCCGCAAAATCTACCTCATCTCTAAGTGCCAGATGGGACTGAGGGGGAATATATTGGGCCGCTGGGAGCCCACCTCTTTCCCCAGCTCAGAGAAGCACGCAGTCAACCAAGTTTGA
- the syce2 gene encoding synaptonemal complex central element protein 2 gives MDFYLNDLPSTSLSNPKGGHEDSQMTEDAESPGGKSSSLSMTDIQEQNTSLRVTDISSRVQELVEKINNSRTRDQKVMDSFQDKLVEQVTEMCQQMKGQLFTVYEENSNEMQVKLMELSQVLESCTKLNSELKEASHALAGLRGALAINQTSEP, from the exons ATGGATTTTTACTTGAACGACCTACCATCCACCTCACTGTCCAATCCCAAAGGCGGGCATGAAGATTCACAGATG ACAGAAGACGCCGAATCACCTGGAGGAAAGTCCTCAAGCCTTAGCATGACTGATATTCAAGAGCAGAATACCAG CTTGAGAGTAACTGACATCAGCAGTAGAGTTCAGGAACTGGTGGAAAAGATTAACAACAGCCGCACTCGTGACCAGAAAGTGATGGACAGCTTCCAGGACAAGTTAGTGGAACAG GTGACAGAGATGTGTCAGCAGATGAAGGGGCAATTGTTCACAGTGTATGAAGAGAACAGCAATGAGATGCAGGTGAAGTTAATGGAGTTGTCGCAGGTGCTGGAGAGCTGCACTAAGCTCAACAGTGAGCTCAAGGAAGCCAGTCATGCACTGGCAGGTCTTAGAGGGGCCTTGGCTATTAACCAGACATCAGAACCCTAA
- the LOC134864855 gene encoding interleukin enhancer-binding factor 3-like isoform X3, with product MAAAEQWDEHQAYEELLYWDALIQEGHRLLPHDFDRYEDLRYWYDSLCYEEELRRYHDYVAAIEQIEHHPRHHEEAPTPRAHTGPYDRHVMAKHSEVYPSPEELEAVQTIVSRVECALKTVSDQMDTLKDKTGKTMSASADSQERVLRGVMRVGLVAKGLLLTGDKDLELVLLCTNKPTITLLNQVAEKLSEQLEASSAGTYTVSQCPEDASLVVTTTKESILTLTIHLTSPLVRTNQENEIAEGKTEGEEATRTDNDPPDVLDRQNCLTALASLRHAKWFQAKVNNLGSAILVVRIMRDLCNRVPTWTPLSGWPLELLVEKAIGTSERTMGAGESLRRVLECVASGILLEDGPGIKDPCEKDTVDATAYLTQQQREDITQSAQFALRLCAFGQMHKVLGMDFKPSKPRRIGGAGKEGTAQIPPAGHFSLPAKRPYTQVEKAEGEPQLNSKQRKFLKFQKRFQRKSFTDDFSMNAVMRLNQYRPGLEYRLTSQTGPVHEPVFTMAVDVNGKTYESTGPSKRAAKLNVATKALQDLGLPTGSESKAESIVEVEGTQEVVKAASTASNASDDVCSSVPPSEKPFFLLKTVMQKDPHVCLPATVCHLLQSGQGPILTKHGKNPVMELNEKRRSLKYELSAETGGSHEKCFVMEVAVDGQKFKGRGSNKKEAKAYAALAALEKLFPDESGVSSTDRNAPKKKVTYTDMGRGGNSSSREPQTSLSLATSPALTGGFQDAPRPVKRYNPSTWS from the exons ATGGCCGCTGCAGAGCAGTGGGATGAGCACCAGGCGTATGAGGAGCTGCTTTACTGGGACGCCCTGATCCAGGAGGGCCACCGCCTACTCCCGCACGACTTTGATAG ATATGAAGATCTGCGCTACTGGTATGACAGCCTGTGCTACGAGGAGGAGTTGAGACGATACCATGATTACGTCGCAGCTATAGAGCAGATTGAACACCACCCAAGGCACCATGAG GAAGCTCCAACCCCCCGGGCTCACACAGGGCCATATGACCGCCACGTGATGGCCAAACACTCGGAAGTGTATCCTTCCCCGGAGGAGCTGGAGGCGGTGCAGACAATCGTCTCGCGGGTGGAGTGTGCCCTCAAAACTGTGTCTGACCAGATGGATACTCTGAAGGATAAGACAGGAAAAACAATGAG TGCAAGTGCTGATTCACAAGAGCGTGTCCTGCGTGGGGTCATGAGGGTCGGCCTAGTGGCCAAGGGCCTCCTTCTGACCGGAGACAAGGACCTGGAGCTGGTGCTGCTCTGCACCAACAAGCCCACAATCACTCTGCTCAATCAAGTGGCTGAGAAATTATCTGAACAGTTAGAG GCGAGTTCAGCTGGGACATATACAGTGAGCCAGTGTCCGGAGGATGCCAGTCTTGTTGTGACAACTACCAAGGAGTCGATCCTGACTCTCACTATCCACCTGACTTCACCTCTGGTCAGGACAAATCAAGAAAATGAAATCGCAGAAGGAAAaactgaaggagaagaag CTACGCGAACAGACAACGATCCGCCGGACGTTCTGGACAGGCAGAATTGCCTTACTGCCTTGGCGTCTCTCCGCCACGCCAAGTGGTTCCAG GCTAAAGTCAACAACCTGGGTTCTGCCATCCTCGTGGTGCGGATCATGAGGGACTTATGCAACCGCGTGCCTACTTGGACGCCACTCTCAGGATGG CCTCTTGAGCTGCTGGTAGAAAAAGCTATAGGAACATCTGAGAGAACGATGGGAGCAGGCGAGTCGCTGCGCAGGGTTTTGGAGTGCGTTGCATCTGGAATCCTCTTGGAAG ACGGCCCTGGAATAAAAGATCCATGTGAGAAGGATACAGTGGACGCCACTGCATATCTGACTCAGCAGCAGCGTGAAGACATCACGCAGAGTGCTCAG TTTGCCTTGAGGCTCTGTGCATTTGGACAAATGCACAAGGTATTGGGGATGGACTTCAAACCTTCAAAGCCTCGGAGAATAGGGGGAGCCGGCAAAGAAGGCACAG CCCAGATACCACCCGCTGGACACTTCAGCCTGCCAGCTAAGAGACCGTACACACAGGTGGAGAAAGCTGAAGGGGAGCCACAACTCAACAGCAAGCAGAGGAAGTTTCTCAAGTTCCAGAAGCGCTTTCAGAGGAAATCAT TTACGGATGATTTCAGCATGAATGCTGTGATGCGTCTGAACCAGTACAGACCGGGCCTGGAGTACCGACTCACATCTCAGACGGGTCCAGTCCACGAGCCGGTCTTCACCATGGCTGTGGACGTAAACGGGAAGACCTATGAGTCAACGGGGCCGTCCAAACGAGCAGCCAAGCTTAACGTAGCCACCAAG GCCCTGCAGGATCTTGGCCTTCCGACTGGCTCTGAATCTAAAGCAGAGTCCATTGTTGAAGTTGAAGGAACCCAGGAAGTAGTGAAAGCTGCTAGCACGGCCTCTAATGCATCGGACGACGTATGTTCCTCAGTTCCTCCCTCTGAgaagcctttttttcttttaaaaactgttatgCAAAAAGATCCTCATGTGTGTTTACCAGCCACTGTTTGTCATTTACTACAGAGCGGTCAGGGTCCTATCTTAACCAAACATGGGAAGAACCCTGTGATGGAGCTGAATGAGAAGCGCCGCAGCCTGAAGTACGAGCTGTCTGCAGAGACGGGGGGCTCCCATGAAAAGTGCTTTGTCATGGAG GTGGCGGTTGATGGACAGAAGTTCAAAGGGAGAGGCTCTAATAAGAAGGAAGCGAAGGCGTACGCTGCCCTCGCAGCTCTGGAGAAGCTGTTCCCAGATGAGAGTGGCGTGTCAAGCACAGACAGAAATGCTCCCAAGAAGAAAGTCACCTACACTGACATG ggtcgcggaggtaacagctccagcagagaaccccaaacttctctttccctggccacatcaccagctctgactgggggattccaagacgctcccaggccagtgaagagatataatccctccacctggtcctag
- the LOC134864855 gene encoding interleukin enhancer-binding factor 3-like isoform X2 produces MAAAEQWDEHQAYEELLYWDALIQEGHRLLPHDFDRYEDLRYWYDSLCYEEELRRYHDYVAAIEQIEHHPRHHEEAPTPRAHTGPYDRHVMAKHSEVYPSPEELEAVQTIVSRVECALKTVSDQMDTLKDKTGKTMSASADSQERVLRGVMRVGLVAKGLLLTGDKDLELVLLCTNKPTITLLNQVAEKLSEQLEASSAGTYTVSQCPEDASLVVTTTKESILTLTIHLTSPLVRTNQENEIAEGKTEGEEATRTDNDPPDVLDRQNCLTALASLRHAKWFQAKVNNLGSAILVVRIMRDLCNRVPTWTPLSGWPLELLVEKAIGTSERTMGAGESLRRVLECVASGILLEDGPGIKDPCEKDTVDATAYLTQQQREDITQSAQFALRLCAFGQMHKVLGMDFKPSKPRRIGGAGKEGTAQIPPAGHFSLPAKRPYTQVEKAEGEPQLNSKQRKFLKFQKRFQRKSFTDDFSMNAVMRLNQYRPGLEYRLTSQTGPVHEPVFTMAVDVNGKTYESTGPSKRAAKLNVATKALQDLGLPTGSESKAESIVEVEGTQEVVKAASTASNASDDSGQGPILTKHGKNPVMELNEKRRSLKYELSAETGGSHEKCFVMEVAVDGQKFKGRGSNKKEAKAYAALAALEKLFPDESGVSSTDRNAPKKKVTYTDMHIPGFGTIRGIPSDSGSRGWGPNRGRGRGRGKQFPSGPSYNKTNYSYDGGAGASYQKLYGSNAASTTATGPIVSGSSVGYGTFYPEGSSTTTYVSPPVSSSDTGATQGESYQSMPPPADQESPYSYGYGDEKKKMLTQSQTQGPAGNYSMYSTAYPSSVTGGQMYNTYDWGYQSSLENQNQSCSSYTGFGGQNQGSYSGYSNMHY; encoded by the exons ATGGCCGCTGCAGAGCAGTGGGATGAGCACCAGGCGTATGAGGAGCTGCTTTACTGGGACGCCCTGATCCAGGAGGGCCACCGCCTACTCCCGCACGACTTTGATAG ATATGAAGATCTGCGCTACTGGTATGACAGCCTGTGCTACGAGGAGGAGTTGAGACGATACCATGATTACGTCGCAGCTATAGAGCAGATTGAACACCACCCAAGGCACCATGAG GAAGCTCCAACCCCCCGGGCTCACACAGGGCCATATGACCGCCACGTGATGGCCAAACACTCGGAAGTGTATCCTTCCCCGGAGGAGCTGGAGGCGGTGCAGACAATCGTCTCGCGGGTGGAGTGTGCCCTCAAAACTGTGTCTGACCAGATGGATACTCTGAAGGATAAGACAGGAAAAACAATGAG TGCAAGTGCTGATTCACAAGAGCGTGTCCTGCGTGGGGTCATGAGGGTCGGCCTAGTGGCCAAGGGCCTCCTTCTGACCGGAGACAAGGACCTGGAGCTGGTGCTGCTCTGCACCAACAAGCCCACAATCACTCTGCTCAATCAAGTGGCTGAGAAATTATCTGAACAGTTAGAG GCGAGTTCAGCTGGGACATATACAGTGAGCCAGTGTCCGGAGGATGCCAGTCTTGTTGTGACAACTACCAAGGAGTCGATCCTGACTCTCACTATCCACCTGACTTCACCTCTGGTCAGGACAAATCAAGAAAATGAAATCGCAGAAGGAAAaactgaaggagaagaag CTACGCGAACAGACAACGATCCGCCGGACGTTCTGGACAGGCAGAATTGCCTTACTGCCTTGGCGTCTCTCCGCCACGCCAAGTGGTTCCAG GCTAAAGTCAACAACCTGGGTTCTGCCATCCTCGTGGTGCGGATCATGAGGGACTTATGCAACCGCGTGCCTACTTGGACGCCACTCTCAGGATGG CCTCTTGAGCTGCTGGTAGAAAAAGCTATAGGAACATCTGAGAGAACGATGGGAGCAGGCGAGTCGCTGCGCAGGGTTTTGGAGTGCGTTGCATCTGGAATCCTCTTGGAAG ACGGCCCTGGAATAAAAGATCCATGTGAGAAGGATACAGTGGACGCCACTGCATATCTGACTCAGCAGCAGCGTGAAGACATCACGCAGAGTGCTCAG TTTGCCTTGAGGCTCTGTGCATTTGGACAAATGCACAAGGTATTGGGGATGGACTTCAAACCTTCAAAGCCTCGGAGAATAGGGGGAGCCGGCAAAGAAGGCACAG CCCAGATACCACCCGCTGGACACTTCAGCCTGCCAGCTAAGAGACCGTACACACAGGTGGAGAAAGCTGAAGGGGAGCCACAACTCAACAGCAAGCAGAGGAAGTTTCTCAAGTTCCAGAAGCGCTTTCAGAGGAAATCAT TTACGGATGATTTCAGCATGAATGCTGTGATGCGTCTGAACCAGTACAGACCGGGCCTGGAGTACCGACTCACATCTCAGACGGGTCCAGTCCACGAGCCGGTCTTCACCATGGCTGTGGACGTAAACGGGAAGACCTATGAGTCAACGGGGCCGTCCAAACGAGCAGCCAAGCTTAACGTAGCCACCAAG GCCCTGCAGGATCTTGGCCTTCCGACTGGCTCTGAATCTAAAGCAGAGTCCATTGTTGAAGTTGAAGGAACCCAGGAAGTAGTGAAAGCTGCTAGCACGGCCTCTAATGCATCGGACGAC AGCGGTCAGGGTCCTATCTTAACCAAACATGGGAAGAACCCTGTGATGGAGCTGAATGAGAAGCGCCGCAGCCTGAAGTACGAGCTGTCTGCAGAGACGGGGGGCTCCCATGAAAAGTGCTTTGTCATGGAG GTGGCGGTTGATGGACAGAAGTTCAAAGGGAGAGGCTCTAATAAGAAGGAAGCGAAGGCGTACGCTGCCCTCGCAGCTCTGGAGAAGCTGTTCCCAGATGAGAGTGGCGTGTCAAGCACAGACAGAAATGCTCCCAAGAAGAAAGTCACCTACACTGACATG CACATCCCGGGGTTCGGCACTATCCGCGGCATTCCTTCCGACTCGGGGTCCCGTGGCTGGGGTCCCAACAGAGGTCGAGGCAGGGGCCGAGGAAAACAGTTTCCCTCAGGACCGAGCTATAACAAGA CTAACTACAGTTATGATGGCGGTGCTGGCGCAAGCTATC AGAAACTGTATGGAAGTAATGCAGCCAGCACCACAGCCACAGGTCCCATTGTATCAGGCAGCAGCGTTGGCTACGGCACCTTTTACCCAGAAGGCAGTAGCACCACCACATATGTCTCCCCACCCGTCTCCAGCTCCGACACCGGCGCCACACAGGGAGAAAGCTACCAGTCCATGCCTCCGCCCGCCGACCAGGAGAGCCCCTACAGCTACGGCTACGGAGACGAGAAGAAGAAGATGCTGACCCAGAGTCAGACGCAGGGCCCGGCAGGAAACTACTCCATGTACAGCACGGCTTACCCCAGCTCAGTGACAGGAGGACAGATGTATAACACTTACG ATTGGGGATACCAGTCGTCCTTggagaatcagaatcagagttgCAGCTCGTACACAGGCTTCGGAGGACAAAACCAGGGCTCGTACTCCGGATACAGCAACATGCATTACTAA
- the acp5a gene encoding tartrate-resistant acid phosphatase type 5a — MMALTLVYILIAAIPVAYCYPTAFENLEGTSTNRTSIKFLAVGDWGGVPYPPYITAVQKMTAREMSKVAEQMGADFVLSLGDNFYYRGVDSVDSPRFKDTFETVYTAKSLKVPWYVIAGNHDHAGNVKAQIEYSKKSDRWKFPSYYYELNFRIPNTGKTLTIIMLDTIMLCGNSDDFLDEKPRGPLCAVDANRQLMWLQERLARSTADFLLLAGHYPVWSVSEHGPTECLLQRLHPLLKKYNATAYLCGHDHNLQYIEESGVGYVVSGAGNFLDPDVRHWNHVPKGSVKFFTGQASTLGGFVHAEVTKNNMILTFFQAKGTSLYRTVLNQRNFE; from the exons ATG atggcaCTTACATTGGTTTACATCTTAATTGCTGCCATTCCGGTGGCCTACTGCTATCCTACTGCCTTCGAAAACTTGGAGGGAACTAGTA CAAACCGAACCTCCATTAAGTTCCTGGCTGTGGGAGACTGGGGTGGTGTGCCTTATCCGCCCTACATCACCGCCGTGCAGAAGATGACTGCTCGAGAGATGAGCAAAGTAGCAGAGCAGATGGGAGCAGACTTTGTTCTATCCCTTGGCGATAACTTCTACTACAGAGGTGTGGACAGCGTGGACTCTCCCCGGTTTAAG GACACGTTTGAGACTGTGTACACGGCCAAGTCTCTCAAAGTCCCCTGGTATGTGATTGCTGGCAATCATGACCATGCAGGGAACGTCAAAGCTCAGATCGAGTACAGTAAGAAATCTGACCGATG GAAGTTCCCCTCTTACTATTACGAGCTGAACTTCCGGATCCCCAACACTGGGAAGACCCTGACCATCATCATGCTTGACACCATAATGCTGTGCGGCAACTCGGATGACTTCCTGGATGAGAAGCCTCGAGGCCCGCTGTGTGCTGTGGATGCCAACCGCCAGCTGATGTGGCTGCAGGAGAGACTGGCTCGGTCCACTGCAGACTTCCTGTTGCTGGCCGGTCACTACCCCGTGTGGTCAGTGTCCGAACACGGGCCCACAGAGTGTCTACTGCAGAGGCTCCATCCTCTCCTCAAAAAATACAATGCCACTGCTTACCTCTGCGGGCATGACCACAACCTGCAG TATATTGAAGAGTCTGGCGTGGGCTACGTGGTGAGCGGGGCTGGAAACTTCCTGGATCCTGATGTCCGCCACTGGAACCATGTTCCCAAAGGTTCTGTGAAGTTCTTCACGGGCCAAGCTTCAACCCTGGGAGGCTTCGTCCACGCAGAAGTCACCAAGAACAACATGATCCTGACCTTCTTCCAGGCTAAAGGCACGTCTCTCTACCGCACAGTCCTTAACCAAAGGAACTTTGAGTAG